Proteins co-encoded in one Bacilli bacterium PM5-9 genomic window:
- a CDS encoding tRNA threonylcarbamoyladenosine biosynthesis protein TsaE (product_source=KO:K06925; cath_funfam=3.40.50.300; cog=COG0802; ko=KO:K06925; pfam=PF02367; superfamily=52540; tigrfam=TIGR00150), with protein MEKISLQINDLSEMKIFATKLADYFIKNPAIIFLDGDLGAGKTTFTQFFAKEIGVNDIVTSPTFNIFKRYQGLKTFLNHFDLYRIKENVYDQGFEEYWFSNEISIIEWSIYLPDEFKEMFNLKISIDIVDENIRKIELNGDNLVISYIKENCHEFIY; from the coding sequence TTGGAAAAAATTAGTCTACAAATTAATGATTTAAGTGAAATGAAAATTTTCGCAACAAAATTAGCTGATTATTTTATTAAAAATCCAGCAATTATTTTTTTAGATGGTGATTTAGGTGCAGGTAAAACAACTTTTACTCAATTTTTCGCAAAAGAAATTGGTGTTAATGATATTGTAACTTCACCTACTTTTAATATTTTCAAAAGATATCAAGGCTTAAAAACTTTTTTAAATCACTTTGATTTATATCGAATTAAAGAAAATGTTTATGATCAAGGTTTTGAAGAGTATTGGTTTTCAAATGAAATCTCTATTATTGAGTGGTCAATTTATTTACCTGATGAGTTTAAAGAAATGTTTAATTTAAAAATTTCAATTGATATTGTTGATGAAAACATAAGAAAAATTGAATTAAATGGAGATAATTTAGTTATTTCATATATAAAGGAGAATTGTCATGAATTTATTTATTGA